In Halovulum dunhuangense, one genomic interval encodes:
- a CDS encoding branched-chain amino acid ABC transporter permease, which translates to MDAILLQIVNGLDKGSAYAMIALGLTLIFGTLGVVNFAHGALFMVGAFCAVVMDRILRLSTVSVDPTRTDFLGNPLKVETPYVQTWFGDFGATLINYSVPLSILLAIPVMIVVGLAMERGLIKHFYKRPHADQILVTFGLAIVMQEIIKAIFGANPIPQPAPDALRGALDIGLWLGFEANQVIYPIWRFVYFIFAVVLIGGVILLLNYTTFGMVVRAGMADRETVGLLGIDIDKRFTAMFGLAAIVTGLAGVMYAPIVSPDYHMGMDFLVLCFVVVVVGGMGSIPGAVAAGFVLGILQSFSAMNEVKAIIPGIDQIIIYLVAVVILLTRPRGLMGRKGVME; encoded by the coding sequence ACGCTGATCTTCGGCACGCTCGGGGTCGTCAACTTCGCCCATGGGGCGCTCTTCATGGTCGGCGCCTTCTGCGCCGTGGTCATGGACCGGATCCTTCGGCTGTCCACCGTCAGCGTCGATCCGACCAGAACCGACTTCCTGGGCAACCCGCTCAAGGTCGAGACGCCCTACGTCCAGACATGGTTTGGCGATTTCGGCGCCACGCTGATCAATTATTCGGTGCCCCTGTCCATCCTGCTTGCGATCCCGGTGATGATCGTGGTCGGCCTTGCGATGGAGCGTGGCCTGATCAAGCATTTCTACAAGCGCCCGCACGCGGACCAGATCCTGGTGACATTCGGCCTTGCGATCGTGATGCAGGAGATCATCAAGGCGATCTTCGGCGCCAACCCGATCCCGCAGCCAGCACCCGATGCGCTGCGCGGGGCGCTCGATATCGGCCTGTGGCTGGGCTTCGAGGCGAACCAGGTCATCTATCCCATCTGGCGCTTCGTCTATTTCATCTTCGCGGTCGTGCTGATCGGCGGCGTGATCCTTCTGCTCAACTACACCACCTTCGGCATGGTGGTGCGCGCCGGCATGGCCGACCGCGAGACGGTCGGACTTCTTGGCATCGACATCGACAAGCGTTTCACGGCCATGTTCGGACTTGCGGCCATCGTGACCGGGCTTGCCGGCGTGATGTATGCGCCGATCGTCAGCCCGGACTATCACATGGGGATGGACTTCCTCGTGTTGTGCTTCGTGGTCGTCGTGGTCGGGGGCATGGGCTCGATCCCCGGCGCCGTCGCCGCGGGCTTCGTGCTGGGCATCCTGCAAAGCTTTTCGGCCATGAACGAAGTCAAGGCCATCATCCCCGGCATCGACCAGATCATCATCTACCTTGTCGCCGTCGTCATCCTGCTCACCCGGCCCCGTGGCCTGATGGGCCGCAAAGGCGTGATGGAGTAA